Proteins from a single region of Chaetodon trifascialis isolate fChaTrf1 chromosome 10, fChaTrf1.hap1, whole genome shotgun sequence:
- the c10h11orf24 gene encoding uncharacterized protein C11orf24 homolog, producing the protein MSLYILKLQLSPSVCLHLLCLLLLLTESSSTVPKREPVMAEPVTPLSTTQANCSTACDNGGVSENATDSSETQPQKNLNSISVDHKLNDTVASLIPPNQSTGGSNSSTASLSNQQPASQDHPLTSPATETQHAANATGSSAQAAHNGSIASTVNITSTTAEPVGNVHATPVLVTTMTTTPPPSTTTTTMSPASATTTTTTTSTTTTKTMPTSAAPTSAAPTSAAPTSAAPTSAAPTSVAPTSTAAAATTTTAAAVAPPPPPPTRPATTVKATVTTVAVTTTTGIKKSPTPSSAATPQPPVQTTPLPKGPVNSTITPGSHNELVPSGTRGAVVEVAGAALTRQLVDTASLLAVLLFGLLFFLVTVAVFVTQAYESYRRKDYTQVDYLINGMYTDSGV; encoded by the exons ATGTCCCTGTATATCTTGAAGCTCCAGCTGAGTCCATCAGTGtgtcttcacctcctctgcctgctgctgctcctcaccgAATCCTCCTCCACAGTACCTAAAAGGGAACCGGTCATGGCCGAGCCCGTAACCCCGCTCAGCACGACACAAGCTAACTGCTCCACTGCAT GTGATAATGGTGGTGTCAGTGAAAATGCAACAGATTCCTCAGAGACACAACCACAGAAGAATTTGAACTCTATCTCAGTCGACCACAAATTAAATGACACTGTAGCATCCTTAATCCCACCCAACCAATCCACAGGAGGATCTAATTCATCCACAGCCTCACTATCCAATCAACAGCCAGCATCACAGGACCATCCGCTTACATCACCAGCGACAGAGACTCAGCATGCTGCTAACGCCACAGGCTCGTCCGCACAGGCTGCTCATAATGGATCCATCGCCAGCACTGTTAATATTACATCCACAACTGCAGAGCCTGTTGGGAATGTGCACGCAACCCCTGTACTGGTGACGACTATGACCACGACACCACCACCATCTACTACAACTACCACAATGTCACCAGCGTCTGCTACCACTACCACAACCACAACGTCTACTACAACAACTAAAACAATGCCAACATCTGCAGCACCAACGTCTGCAGCACCAACATCTGCAGCACCAACGTCTGCAGCACCAACGTCTGCTGCACCAACGTCTGTTGCACCAAcatctacagcagcagcagcaacaacaacaacagcagcggCTGtggcaccaccaccaccaccaccaacgcGCCCTGCAACAACTGTAAAAGCAACAGTCACAACTGTTGCTGTCACTACAACCACAGGTATAAAGAAGTCACCTACACCATCATCAGCAGCCACACCACAGCCACCAGTTCAGACCACCCCTTTACCCAAAGGGCCTGTTAACAGTACCATCACCCCCGGCAGTCACAATGAGCTGGTTCCCTCTGGAACAAGGGGTGCAGTGGTAGAGGTAGCTGGGGCTGCTCTCACCAGGCAGCTGGTGGATACAGCGTCTTTACTGGCCGTCCTGCTCTTCGGCCTGCTCTTCTTCTTGGTCACAGTGGCTGTGTTCGTCACACAGGCCTACGAGAGCTACAGGAGGAAGGACTACACCCAGGTGGACTACCTGATCAACGGCATGTACACAGACTCAGGGGTGTGA